cccacacacacccgaACACACCCCcccatacacatacatacacccccacaaaacatacacacacactcacatacatacccccatacacacacacatacatacacaccgcacccacacaaacacgcaccTACACAAACACGCATCCACACAAACACACGccccatacacaccccacacacgccCCACACATACACCTCGCACACACACCAATGCgtgcacacacacttacacacacaaccacaaaccaacacacacatacgcatatactcccacacagacacaccaacactcacacacccacacacacacacaccaacacgcacacacatatacacccacacacacacacgcacactcacacacatgcacacaccaaaacacacacacatacaccccccaaaTACACAAACactccctacacacactcacatccccccccacacaccccccatacacatcaacacacacaccacacacacacccacacacatacacctaaccccaaacacacacacacacacacccacaacccccacatatacccacatccacacacacccacccacacacagcccacccacacactccatccACACCCCTATGCATACATCCCttcccacaaacacacaccccacccacacaccaccacattcacactcacacgcacacactcacacaaacacacccccaccctatccccgacacacacatacacattccacacacacgtcCCTATCCCCATGttcacaacccccccaccccacccacacaacccaccagtctccccccccccccccccccacacacacacacacacacacacacacacacacactctcccaaccAATGACTACACATACAGACCTCACCCCAGGAGAGGGAGTGGTCGGGAGCAGGTGCAGGGGCTGAGGTGGTAAAGTGGAGTGGTTTCCTGGGAAGTTTTTTTGCAAATTCCTGGGGAGTTGAGAATTTTGACACTTGCTGCCTGTCCACATTCCACAGCTCAGAGCTCATGTTGGGCGAAGTCCCATTGGTTGTCCTTGACTTTAGACACATTGTCCTTTGTGAGCctgctgggatcttgctgtgctcccTTCCCAAGCCCAGGGCCAGGACCGTGGTTGCTCTTTTGGAAGTTTCCCACCTCAGGGACAGTCCAGCTCCCTTTGGGGTCAGGCTAGGCTGGACCTGTCAgtcagctccctctccatggagaGGCTGGCTCTGAGGGTGCTGAGGTGGGACCGGACCCAATCCCAGTCACGTTGCTCCACTACAGAATGGAGCaaaacagatggaggccatttggtccattccATTTGTGCTGGCTCTTTGGTGAATTAGTCAAATCAGTTCCTTCCACTACTTGACCCTTCCCTGTTGTCCTTCAATGCAGTTTATTTGTTACAAGTCAAAATGTTTTCAATGCAGCACATTCCACATCCCAGCCATCAGTATCTATGAGCTTCTATTGATGACTGTTAAATGTCTTCAGTTATTTAAAGTCAAAGGTGAATAGGTGTTGGGCAttgatcagttatttacactGACCTGTGTATTATCTTAAGTTAATTTAGTTTGATTTGATCAAATTTAGTTTATTAAAAGAGTACTGGGGTGTGTATATAAGAAATAAGCACTGGGACACAGATTATTTCACATAAAAACattagaaacaggagcaggagtaggcattcagcccatcagacctGACCCacagttcaataagatcatgattaaACAGCCCCAGGCTTCACTTCTCTATAAACAAAACTCTtgacagtatggaaataggctattcagcccatcgaatccacactggccctccaaagagtatcccacccagacccaccccatctctctaacgctgtatttcccatggctaatccacttagcccgcccatccctagacactacgtacaatttagcctggctaatccacctaacctgcacatctttggactctagaaggaaagtggagcacctggaggaaacccacgtggacacaggaagaatgtgcaaatgtcagacagtcccctgagggtggaactgaacccagggccctggtgttgtgaggcagcagggctaaccactgagccactgtgccgccccttttGAATGCTCTCTATAATCTAGCCTACAGTATTCAAtatttaatttaatatttaaaaatacattaacaCAAGGAGTAGAAGTAGATCATGTCTGATTTGGTTGTGGGCTCAGCACCATTTTCCTTTCAGCCCCCACCTTGTCTCTCTCCATGATCAAAACTCTGTCTAACACAGTCTTCAACATCTCCTATGAGCCGTCCTCCAGAGCCCTTGGGAAGAGAATTTCACACAGTCAGCATCCTCCACGGGAAGGAAGTCctgctcatctctgtcttaaatgggaccTGTAATTTCTAATCTGTGCGCCTAGTTTAAAAATCTACTGCTGCTCCACAAAACTGTAAGAAGTGTCAAAAATGTCCAGCTGTTCTGTAGAGAAGGATATCTAGTGTCCTTACCCAATCTgggcctgtatgtgactccagacctactcCAACTTTATTACACACAGTCATAGCTACACACGGTCACTGAGGGCAGCTAGAGTTCAGTTATAAATCCTGACAACTAATTTATTTTATAAAAGTATTAAATGGCACtggaaaaatgattttaaaaaaaactcttgttaACCTATTTCTTCATTCCAGGGTTTTATCCATAACTCTGAGAGTGCAAACCACTTTTATCAGGGACAAGCCAATCAAGGTCACTCGCTGTTTGCCAATCTGAACCAACGATTGATTAACATGGGATTTCCACGTTGGAATCTGGGGAATCAAGTCATTGAGCCACTCATCTCTGTCCTCTTGATCCTGTTGCTAATGATGTTCGGaatgcgtggtcttctcctgatTGGTGGGCTTTACCTCTTTTCTCGATTTACTCAACGGTAACTCAGTTAGTTACGGAGAGTGGTTTTATCTGACTCTGTACAAGTCTACgtgaatttttattttattttcctccTACTTATCAAACTGGTGATCTGAGAATATTTACAATtgactatatataaaaaaagatgaGGATTGTTTAAACGTCAATTTCCGTCGAATTTTTCTTAAAACAACTCTTTCATAAATGTGAACTTTAGGAAAAACATTATTCCTTGTTACTATTGCTTTAATTGCAATATTATAGTTGAATCTGTCATTTGCTGAGTTCACCAGTCAGAAAAATAGAAGCTGGTGTCGTGGTGGTTGTGGTGTTATCAAGTTCATTCATGTCCTGCAGGGAAGTAAATCTGACATCTTTAACATCAACTGCAAATTCTCCTCTCCAAGCTCCACACCACCTCGATGTGAAGCTATATCACCAGTCCATGAAGCTGAGTTAAATTCCTCCCTAACATCAGTGTGgctacaatggttcaagaaggtattccaccaccaccaccttctcaaggggcaattagggatgggtaaaatGTCCAAGCGAGCCAGCAACATTCCTGAAAAAAtacgttttttttttaaattccagtcTGACCTATAAATTGCTCCAGTCCCATACCAACATGTTGAATTCTGACTAATTTATTGGAAAGGTTCTCACATTGTTTCCCACCCAGCGCACCACCACATCATTTCATTGTTCCGAAGCTTAGAATTCCCAACAGGTGTCACAGCTGAATGTTCAAAATCCGGCTGAGGGAAACCCTGGATAAAATCCATTGAAATGCAGCAGGATGATTGGTGGTAACAAAGTTAGTGTATCAAAAGTGAATCTTTGGACTTGCATCAAACGTCCTCATGGAACAAGAGTCATTTTTCTGGCAATGAAAAGTTGATGAATTTCCCAAGAATTAACTAGATAAAAATTCACCCATTTTCACTGTGGTCAGTTTTaattccctctttctctcatccCCTAACTCTTgccccattttctttcatttcaaGTATGTCACCCCGGCCTCCCTCAACAATAATCTAATTTTCTTACAATGTTTCTAAGTACAATTTCCAAAGCCCCTCCCTCACCTATGCTGTTGCTGATCACCGAGTCCCATTCTGAATCTGGAGCCTGATGGCTGACCCCAGGAAATCCTCTAACCCCTGCTTATGCCCTCACTATGATCTCAGCCTACCCTGTTCCTGCAGTGCAGAGGAGAATTACCCACATTACTTCCAGCTCTGATGTATTGCAAGGAAGTCCCAACTACATCTGACACTTTGTTCACATTGTGAGGTGGAGTGACAGCACCAGCTGCAACACCCAAGTGCAAGTTCTCTGAGTGATTCTCTGATCGagtagccagggttggagagtgacTGCACCTCTCCCAATCACTGTGATTGGGCAAGTTTGCAACTGGACCACCCAACCTCATCATCCAAAGTGCAAACTCTGGCACAGCATCTTCACAGCACTGTGCATTCGGACATCACTGAGCTGCACAGTTTTCCTCTGGAGGTAAGGATCTGTCTGGCTTTCTGCTGGGCTGCAAAGGTCCAGAGGTTTCCTTCACGTTCCCAATGTGTCCCCTGTGCTTTTGGCTGCATGGTACCAGTTTCAGTCAAGCCAGCGAAGAAACCAAATGAAGGTTGACTAATCCTCGCTTAGTTCAATTGTATGTTCACTAATTTGGACCTTGCCTCAAGGTGCCTCTGCTTCACCAAGCAACTCCCCCTTTCACTCACCTTTGATCAAacgtcacatgacaccaggttatagtccaacaggtttatttaaaatcacaagctttcagagcgctgctccttcatcacctgacaaaggagcagcgctctgaaacctTGTGATTTTAATTAATTctattggactagaacctggtatCATGATGTTTGACCTTGTCCATGAACTCCCACATCAAGCCAACATTGAAGAACTAGAATGGTACAAAGATTACATGATTCTTCGACCAAATATGAATAGGAAATCTTTACATACAAcagtttatattaaaaaaagacaaacagcTTCAGTATTGCTAAAATAAGATGTAATTTTTTGAAAATTTTCATCTGGCACACATcagaacattttgcaagaatacaaattcaagggaaaaatcaacattttataATGAGTAAGAGGAAAGGGCTCATTTGTTGGTACATGATAGATGCATTGCCATGAAAAACACACCCATTAATATTGACCGGCAGATAGTAGTCAGGCTTTATTAAATTTGAGTTCGAATTTTtattcttgtgaaatgtcctgatTACAAGaggaaaagctttgacaaaatgtgtctctTTTTCAATAGTAGCAAGTTTCTGTCTGACCAGGTGACTCTGAAaagacaaataaataaatcctatTATATATTAAAAACTCTTAACAATGGACAGTATGATtgtatgatgaagggcttatgcctgaaacatcgattctcctgctcctcagatgctgcctgacctgctgtgcttttccagcaccacactctcgactcagatctccagcatctgcagtgtgcTCTTTCCCTCCGTATGATTGTATATCTGATTACGTCTGATTTGTATGACATTTTTTGGAACGTATTACTGGTGGATTTGGATATCTTTGACACCTTTTCTCAATGAGTACAGTGATTTTTGACTTTTCTTTTCAAATGAACTTCACGGGGGTTTTGAAAAGTAGAATTTTTCAAGAATGGAAGTGAATTGGAGAAAGAATTAATTATTGAATAAAAAGTCTGTCCAGTTTTTCAGTCTTTACTGTCAATGTTTCATACCATGATGTGTTGGGCCGCCTTGAAGTAACTTAAGGATAAGAATAGTTCCAGGCTTTGGGACATGAGAAGAATATTTGCATACTACTAAGATAGAATCTCTAGGCTTTACAATACAGGAAGAAGGGTAATCAGCCCATCACTCCTGTGCTGGCTGCAGGAGCAACCATCCAGCTCCCCTTTTCCAATAGCCTTTTCAGATCATCTTATTGTTTACAGATTTAACATCCCTGCAGTTCGTGAAAAAAAATGCAGCATGAatagagacccttcagtccaactcgtccatgccaaccagatatcctaacctaatcaagtcccatttgccagcactttacccatatccctctaaacccttcccattcatggacccattttttttagattagattagatttacagtgtggaaacaggcccttcggcccaacaagtccacaccgacccgccgaagcgaaatccacccatacccctacatttaccccttacctaacactatgggcaatttagcatggccaattcacctgacccgcacatctttggactgtgggaggaaaccggagcacccggaggaaacccacgcagacacggggagaacgtgcaaactccacacagtcagtcgcctgaggcgggaattgaacccaggtctcaggcactgtgaggcagcagtgctaaccactgtgccaccgtgccgcccactaaaaccCATctagatgcgttttaaatgttgtaattgtatcagtctccaccacttcctctggcagttcattccatacacacaccaccttcttgcccccttaggccccttttaaattttccccctctcaccttaaacttatgtctctagttttggactcacctaccctggggaaagtaatttggatattcaccctatccataccccttatgataAGGAAACATTCCAAGCAattgtgttgggggaggggagtatgGCTAGGGGTGTTGATGATAATCAAGGAATATTTTCATCAGAAGTTGGTAATTGAAGCCCTATTTTAAATTGAACTCATTGGTACCTCTGGAAAGACCTGTTGGTCCATGTGGAAGGAATATGTCTCTCATTTGTCAGCAGCATTTGTTTTATTGATTATTGGTTGGAACGTGGTTGCAGATTCTGAGGATCCACCTTGACATTTGGTATTGACATGTTCCAAGGCTTTTGAAAATATTTCTTTACGACAAATACCCAGGTGCTCATTCACCTTATACTGtcgaaataaaaactgaaagaactgcgtaTGCTGTAAATACAAAGACCCTTCCAGTTgtcaggaagggtcactcaacctgagaAGTTAACTCttcagatttctctccatagatgttgccagacctgctgagcttttccagcaatttctgttttggcacCTTATACTGCCATTAGGTTGATGTAGTTTTAAGAACAGAAATCCATCTTTGGTTGAGAAATCCTGCCTCATTTGCACACCAACTTCTTCATCTTCTTTGGGCATCTCCCATTTGACTGCCATGTTGATTGACACCAAAATAGATTGGAATCAATGTACTTATTGCACTTTCCCTCTGCCAACCTGAtggctcacagtgccaaagacccagccttgggtgactgtctgtgtggaatttccattatcttcccatgtctgcacgattcccttcaggtgctctggtttcctcctacagatGAAAGATGTGGAGGTTTGTTGAATGGCCATGGGGTATAGGGTAGGGTATGGGCGGGatgctccttggagggtcagtgtggactcagttggctgaatggcctgcttccacactgtagggattcttcagCTCTTAGCTGTGTTTGCTATCAGCAAAATCCTCTGAGTTGCATTCATTTATAATGCCAACTTCCTGCTGGTTTTTTTGGTAAGCACTCTGGGTTTGGCTGTGGTGAGTTTTACAGTTGCTTGCTAGTAGTGCAcataacacagaaataaagacaTGGTTAAAGAAAAGGTTTTACTGTTTAAGCTGTTACTAGGATTGTGTGCTCCTCCACTCAATAAGGTTTTGCCAGTGTTGGCAGAATCAAGTCTATTGTGGAGAGGAAGACTCACTAAAGTATAATCTGCTCCCAAAACCAGCAGACCTGCAGTGCACTCAGCTATTGCCTGGGACTTGAAGCATACAAAGGATAAACAACAGTGAAGACAAAAGCTACCAGACCTGCACTCTGCATATGAAGCAGCAGTGACAATTTACAATGACCATACTTTCAATCAACAGATTAGAGTTTGTTCAGGTCTATAAACTACAATCGCAAACAGACCAGGACAATGACGCTCTGCGAAATGTTGATGTTTCAAATTTAAGTTCAGCTTACTGttttgttattttcatgaatactCTCTTGTGCCTCTTCCCCACCAACACCCCCAAAACCTTCTTtggaattttaatttaatttaaagtagggctccagttgtcagttgctgagTGAACTGCTCCTAGATTACCATGAACACGACTGCTCCCTAACtcatccaccctctcctcccccacctaaCCCCCATCCCTCAGCACTCTGCTCTTTTTACATTTACTTCACTTTTAATTCAATTTGAGAAAGTGAGTGAGATCATTTCAGAATCCTAAAGTGACCCCAGCATTTGCTAAGCTCAGTGTTTCACTCTGGAATTAATTCAGTTATTTCCCAATTTTTACAGTAGCTAAACTTTCAAACAAGTGAGAAAATCAATAATAAATCAATCCCTGGAGTCTCCTGTCTTTATAACCTGTCAAAACATTGTTGACTGATCAATTTTCAAATTTCTTTTGAATGTAAGTTATACTTTAGAAATATATGATGTCAAGAATTTCCCCCCAGTGATAGGAGCCTGTATATCTCGGGCATTGTAATATTTGTAAATTGACCAATGTCAGCAGAGTGGAGAAATTTGTGAGGAAGCAGAATGGGTTATACATAGAGGAGAACAACTTGTGCCTTAATCATACACACGAGCCAGTTTGATTATTCAAGTGCATTATATGCTCAAGACACACCACATCATATTGCATCTTAGTGTCCAATAAGGTGATGTGAGTATTTAACCTGTACCATAtgattgagtcatacagcacttcAGCCTagcaagtctgcactgacctacctacactaatcccactttgcaGCGCTTAGCCCACACCCATGAATATTACGGTATGTCAAGTACTCATCCAAGTACCCAAGCTTACCCTGCCTCTCTGCATcattgaaatgctccatcccagatgCTATCCTGGTGAAGCTCCTCTACATaccctcacatccttcctaaagtgtggtgcatACAGTACTAAGCTGTGGCCCAACAAAGTTTtgtagttcctgatgaagggcttatgctcgaaacgtcgaattctctattcctgagatgctgcctggcctgctgtgctttgaccagcaacacattttcagctgtgatctccagcatctgcagacctcattttttactcgaaagtTTTGTAGTTGTCTAACATGGCCTCCTTATAATCTGTGCAGCAACTAATAAAGGCCAGTGTCTGCatacctttttaaccatcctattAATATTACTCATTAGATGTGCCTTTGCAAACAGTTTAATGGGATTGTAATTGTGCCATATTCCTTCAGTTAACTGTGAGGTCCAGCCCAATAGGGACATCTGCTCACTGACTTGTAATTACTTTGCTCATGTTTCAAAGAGATTGCTGTAGGTCTCCCATCAATTAACAGGGCCGTCATTGCAAATAGTTTTCAAACATCATCAGAACTGTTGCACTCTATTGCAATCATATTGAGTCATTTTCAGCATGACAGTCTTCCAATTTGGATGTATCTGAGTTATTGGCCTAAAtctaagtcaagattagagtggtgctggaaaagtacagcaggtcaggtggcatccaaagggcaggaaaatcgatgtttcaggcaaaagatggctaatctccagcatctgcattacccACTTCGGCCTGAATCTGAGTGCCAATTTCATCACATTACGTGACAGGTTTGAGAGACTGGTCAGTTTTTCTCAAGCCAATCTCTCAAATCtatctcattaactacctacctgTCTCCATGATGGCCCAATGCTAGTCCGATTCTCCCACTCAACGTAATCAGAAGAACTCGCCACTGCCGGAATGTTCCAGAATGGCATAGCActatctttaaaaggccattgtgcaCCCAGGCCTGGAGTTAGCCTGCGTGGTTCAGCAGACAGGGATCTGGAGGTCCTGCTGGACGGGATTGTACAGAGGAGGCTTGTCCTCTTCACCAAGGACCAGTAGAGGAGGTCCCATTACCAGACCCTGCCCAGCCTCATCTGAGGATGCCACCCAGCACAGTGTGCGACTGATCCGTCCAGAGGAACACACAACAGCACaggaaggaggtcagtgaccttctccacTTGGCCAAAGGTAAGTGTTACCAACTgccacctcaccctcactctgtctaCTACTGCACTCACCTCCCACAAGGTTCAAGCTCTACCATCAATGTTcccctgaaacgtcgactctcctgcccctcggatgctgcctgacctgctgtgcttttccagcacagcgCGTTTTGACTCTGCATCGTCTCTGTGCTGCCAACTCACTTGTCCAGAACACCCCACCACATTTCTCCCACATGCTCCAGCGTTGACAGCTGTGTGATCCACTTTCATCGCTCTTACTATCTGCCCCCTCTCTTCATGTTCCTGAAGAAAGTAGCCCACAATCGAGCATGAACTGTCAGGGCGTTCGGTGGTATGTCAAACATTCAGCTTCCTATTCCTCATGTAGACTGGATTGTGGCTATGCCAGCGGCTATGTGGCTATGAGTGGTTGGTTGATTGTGTCCAAGCCCCTGAactggtatcagaggctgccTTGATAGACTGTGCCTGCAGCCCTTGACTGAAGGCTATTTCCCAGGACTTGTCTGAGGAATTCTGCCAAGCAGGacaagctttgtgtctgtgctaaacggCAAGGCAGTGCAGGAGCactgtgagcctggtatctccaGCTGAGGGGGGATAAGGCTCAAAGCGACAAAatgaggcagggatgctgtgaaacGACCAGGGAGGCTTAAGGAACGTGAGTATGAAATGAGCAAGTGATACCCAGCCTGGTTTAATCCCTGAGCTGGGTGCCTGTGCAGACTCGATACAGCAGGATTGCAATTCTAGTTGTTGGTGCACCCTGAGGTGCAGCTTGGCCACGAGGGAGCTTGGTTCAAGAAGatgggagatgtgccatgatgatacAAAGGGGTTGGCAAGTGTCTGATGCCTCGGTCCGTGGATGTGGGATCAGGGATGCCCctgcccatggagtgtgccctgagatattgGTGCGGTATGTCCATTTCCGGAGGTGCAAGCAGTGAGCTAGGGTCACGAGGTTCCCACTCAGACTTCCAAGTCAAAAATCTTCGGTTTCTGGTTTTCTCACAGTTGGTGTAGAAAAGGAAGCTGTAATGAGCTAAGATCAGAgaatatatggtcagcatggatgagttggacctaggGGTCTGTTCAAGTTttgctaaagggtctgtttctgggctgtttatccctatgattctatgactctatgagctgtGGGATACAGCCTCCATTCCCAGCAGAGATAATTAACCCTCGGAtgcagatttaagataattggcaaaagcaCCTGAACAAAGATTATGAAAAACCTTTTCCTCTTCTTGTACCTTAAAGAGCTGTTTGAAACTCATTCAATAGTAGTTTTCAAACGAGAATTAAACAAATACTTGATGAGGAAATGTGCATAGGGCAGGAAAGTGAGAGGAATTAGTTAGATCTTTCAAAGAGCCAATGCaagctcgatgggccaaatggcctccttgcaCTCCCTTTGATTGAATCATCTAATAAAGATAAGTTACCACAGTCTCTGTCCATGGTGGGGATTGTAGAATACAACTACATAATTGTACATTAATAACAATAAAAGACTCTCGTGGTtgaattaataataaaaaaagaagaGGTTCTGATCCCAGGCATTACTTGTGCAAAAAGGAGAAATATTGGGTAGAATTTGTCGCACAATCCTAGTGTGAGATAGTTGTCATGATCTCGTCTGCTACAATGAAAGGCGTATTAAAGTTTGTCTGAACCTATTTTTATTCTAAGTGTGTTTAAATTAAAATCTATTCAGATGAAGTTATAGAGGCGGAAAATCCCTAGTGGGGCTTACAGCAATGGTACCAATGTCTTGTGGCGCTTAGAGTGCAGCCTCCCACAGTACAACAAAAAGGATGTTTATAGCAAACTAACACTTGCAAACTCTTTTGAGTAAGTAGCAATGCAGAATTATGCACAATAGCCATGTGCACTGGCCATTTCCTCACACCTTTCAAAGCTTTTGAGTTTATCCTGCTTTCTGAATGTCTGAGAATTACCATAATTATCTGCACCTCCTGCTCTGGGAGCACTATTATCACATGATTCGACAGAG
This genomic window from Hemiscyllium ocellatum isolate sHemOce1 chromosome 43, sHemOce1.pat.X.cur, whole genome shotgun sequence contains:
- the LOC132835064 gene encoding protein FAM241B-like encodes the protein MVRILANGEIVQNDDPRVRNTPQRREDLNRPRQGFIHNSESANHFYQGQANQGHSLFANLNQRLINMGFPRWNLGNQVIEPLISVLLILLLMMFGMRGLLLIGGLYLFSRFTQR